One Kitasatospora sp. NBC_01287 DNA window includes the following coding sequences:
- a CDS encoding AraC family transcriptional regulator — MDVLSDAISAVRVGRPSSTRLRVAGTWCARVAAYDGAGFLVALRGSCWLLPDGGGPPLTLGPGDVVLLPHGTGYVLASGPMEPQAVERAVIFEEWEARRTAPPPANAPALAELLCGKYLLDGRHRHPLMAELPDVIHLPNRVGDHVELRSAIELLGREVTQDAPGAGVVLPGLLDLLLVYLVRAWMAQEPAATDWSAALADPAVAAALRALHEAPERPWSNELLAARAGVSRATLGRRFTMLVGRTPMAYLAWWRMTRAATLLRDTEAPIDTIARQVGYGSPYALSHAFNRAFGTTPGRYRAARSGG, encoded by the coding sequence GGGGACGTGGTGCGCCCGGGTGGCCGCCTACGACGGCGCCGGCTTCCTCGTGGCCCTGCGCGGCAGTTGCTGGCTGCTGCCGGACGGCGGCGGCCCGCCGCTGACGCTGGGCCCGGGCGACGTGGTGCTGCTGCCGCACGGCACCGGCTACGTGCTGGCCAGCGGACCGATGGAGCCCCAGGCCGTCGAGCGGGCCGTCATCTTCGAGGAGTGGGAGGCCCGCCGCACCGCGCCGCCACCGGCGAACGCCCCGGCACTGGCCGAGCTGCTCTGCGGCAAGTACCTGCTGGACGGCCGCCACCGACACCCGCTGATGGCCGAGCTGCCGGACGTGATCCACCTGCCGAACCGGGTCGGCGACCATGTCGAACTGCGGTCCGCGATCGAGCTGTTGGGGCGGGAGGTGACCCAGGACGCACCGGGCGCCGGGGTGGTGCTGCCGGGGCTGCTCGACCTGCTGCTGGTCTACCTGGTGCGGGCCTGGATGGCGCAGGAGCCGGCCGCCACCGACTGGTCGGCCGCGCTGGCCGACCCCGCGGTCGCGGCGGCACTGCGCGCCCTGCACGAGGCGCCCGAGCGCCCCTGGAGCAACGAGCTGCTGGCGGCCAGGGCCGGGGTCTCCCGGGCCACCCTGGGCCGCCGCTTCACCATGCTGGTCGGCCGGACCCCGATGGCCTACCTCGCCTGGTGGCGGATGACCAGGGCCGCCACGCTGCTGCGCGACACCGAGGCGCCGATCGACACCATCGCCCGCCAGGTCGGCTACGGCTCGCCGTACGCGCTCTCGCACGCGTTCAACCGCGCCTTCGGCACCACCCCCGGCCGCTACCGGGCCGCCCGCTCGGGCGGCTGA
- a CDS encoding GntR family transcriptional regulator, which produces MLLTLDLNSEVPIYQQLRDRVVEAIAVGELATGSALPSTRELAADLGINFHTVNKAYDLLRQEGLLILNRKSGAVIQRDPASGPPPTVFTEQWRARLRTLLAEAAAQGLDGPAVLADCAATLDGFGLPSALPAPELGDPA; this is translated from the coding sequence ATGCTCCTCACCCTTGACCTGAACAGCGAGGTCCCGATCTACCAGCAGCTCCGGGACCGCGTCGTGGAGGCCATCGCCGTGGGCGAGCTGGCCACGGGCAGCGCCCTGCCCTCGACCCGGGAGCTCGCGGCCGACCTGGGAATCAACTTCCACACCGTCAACAAGGCCTACGACCTGCTGCGGCAGGAGGGCCTGCTGATCCTGAACCGCAAGAGCGGCGCGGTGATCCAGCGCGACCCGGCCTCCGGCCCCCCGCCCACCGTCTTCACCGAGCAGTGGCGGGCGCGGTTGCGCACCCTGCTCGCGGAGGCGGCGGCGCAGGGCCTGGACGGCCCGGCGGTGCTGGCCGACTGCGCCGCCACCCTCGACGGCTTCGGCCTGCCGTCCGCACTACCCGCCCCGGAGTTGGGAGACCCGGCATGA